The Anaerotignum faecicola region GCTTACAGACGCAGGCAGGAAGTATGCGTGTGGAGGAAATCATGGCTTGCATTACCTATTTGATGCAGATGATGATGGCAGCAATGCTTCTGGCGATGAACTTTATGTTTATTTCCAGAGCAAAAATTTCTACAGACCGTCTGGAAGAAATTCTGGATACGGTTGTAGATATTGCAGACCCCAAGGAACCCAAGCAACCGGCAAGAGCAGAGGGGCGTGTGGAATACCGCCATGTTTCCTATCGCTATAAGCTTGGCAGCGGTGACCCTGTTCTGGATGATATCAGCTTTACGGCAGAGCCGGGGCAGACTGTCGGGATTCTGGGCGAAACAGGCTCCGGCAAATCAACTCTTGTGAACCTTCTGCCCCGATTGTATGACGTAACGGACGGACAGATTCTGGTGGATGGGATTGATGTGCGCGATTATGCGATTCACGATTTGCGTAAGCGTGTTGCCGTTGTTCTGCAGGAGACCATTCTATTCTCCGGTACAATTCGTGAAAATATTAAGTGGGGCAAGCCTGATGCAACCGATGAGGAAATCATTGCGGCGGCAAAAGCGGCGCAGGCGCATGATTTTATTATGGAACTGCCCGATCAATATGATACGGAGCTGGGGCAGAGGGGTGTCAATGTTTCGGGTGGACAGAAGCAGCGTATTTCCATCGCAAGAGCATTGATTCAGAACCCGAATATTATTATTTTTGATGACAGCACCAGTGCAGTCGATTCCCTGACGGAAAAACGGATTCGGCAGGCGATGAAAACCTCTCACAGCGGCTGTACGAAGTTCATCATCGCGCAGCGCATCAGCTCTGTTCGGGATGCAGATAAGATTCTGGTTCTTGGCGGCGGCAAAATCGTTGCAGAAGGTAACCATAAATATCTTATGGAAACTAGCACGGAATATCAGGAAATCCTTGCCTCTCAGATGAAGAAGGGAGTGATGGCAGATGGCGAATGAAAATACAAGAAAACGCCCCGGCGGTCCCGGCGGACCGAGAGGAATGTTTGCGCACGGGAAACCGAAAAACACAGGAAAGACCATCCTTCGTCTCTGCGGCTACCTCGTAAGATTCTGGCCTTTGATTCTGATTTCCGTTATCTGTATTGCACTTACAACCCTTGGTACGGTTTACGCAACCAGCCTGATTGGTGTTGCGATTGATAAATATATTTCCGTATTCGATTTTACAGGACTTTGGAGGATTTGTCTGGAGCTGCTGCTGATTTATCTGACAGCCTCTTTTGCAACATGGCTTTACAGCTATCTGATGTTGAAGGTAGGGCAGGAAACGGTTGCGACGCTCCGCAGGGAAATTTTTGAAAAATTCCAAAGACTGCCTCTGAAATATTTTGACAAAACCACACATGGTGAACTAATGAGCCGTGTAACAAATGATGTTGATAATATTTCCATGTGCCTGAACAGCAGCATTTCGCAAATTCTGCAAAGTATCCTGACCGTTATCGGCACCTTTGCCATGATGCTCTATCTGAGTATTCCGCTGACAATTGCGACCATTGTAACCATTCCGTTAATGCTTCTTGTGACAAAATGGGTAACAAGCCATTCCAGAAAATACTTCAAGGCAAAGCAAGAGGAGCTTGGTAAGCTGAACGGGCATATTGAAGAAATCATTTCCGGACAGAAGGTTGTAAAGGTATTCAGCCGAGAGGAAGAAGAAATTCATAAATTTGAAAAGCTGAACGATGCACTGCTTGCAAAAAGCGTACGCGCGGAGGTTTTCTCCGGCTCCATCGGGCCTATTATGACGGCAATCAATAACATGACCTACGCCATTGTGGTTGCGGTCGGCGGGATTCTGATGGTTATCGGCAACGGCATGACATTGGGGATTATCTCCAACTTTATCATTTATTCCAAGCAGTTTGCAAGACCGCTGACGGAGCTTGCCAATCAGGTGAATACGATTCTCTCTGCTATGGCAGGGGCGGAGCGTGTGTTTGAGGTTCTGGATGAGGAGGAAGAAAAGCCTGATGCTCCCGATGCTTACGAAATGGGCGAAATTGAAGGGGATGTTGAACTAAAGGATGTCAGCTTCTCCTATGAGAAAGGACATCCCATTTTGAAGCACATCAACCTCTACGCAAGGCCGGGGCAGACCATTGCCTTTGTCGGCCCGACCGGCGCAGGAAAAACTACAATTATCAACCTGCTGACGCGTTTTTACGATATCGACAGCGGCTCCATCACCATTGACGGGCATGATATTTATCAGACCAAGCGGGACAGCCTGCGTTCTGCCTTGAGTATCGTTTTGCAGGATACCTATCTTTTTACCGACTCCATCAAGGAGAATATCCGTTACGGCAGACTGAACGCAACAGACGAGGAAATCAAGGCGGCAGCAAAGCTTGCCAATGCACATGAATTTATCCGCAGACTGCCTGATGGCTATGATACCATGCTGACGGACGGCGGCGGCAACCTCAGTCAGGGACAGCGGCAAATGATTTCCATTGCACGCGCTATTCTGGCAAATCCATCCGTACTGATTCTGGATGAAG contains the following coding sequences:
- a CDS encoding ABC transporter ATP-binding protein, which codes for MANENTRKRPGGPGGPRGMFAHGKPKNTGKTILRLCGYLVRFWPLILISVICIALTTLGTVYATSLIGVAIDKYISVFDFTGLWRICLELLLIYLTASFATWLYSYLMLKVGQETVATLRREIFEKFQRLPLKYFDKTTHGELMSRVTNDVDNISMCLNSSISQILQSILTVIGTFAMMLYLSIPLTIATIVTIPLMLLVTKWVTSHSRKYFKAKQEELGKLNGHIEEIISGQKVVKVFSREEEEIHKFEKLNDALLAKSVRAEVFSGSIGPIMTAINNMTYAIVVAVGGILMVIGNGMTLGIISNFIIYSKQFARPLTELANQVNTILSAMAGAERVFEVLDEEEEKPDAPDAYEMGEIEGDVELKDVSFSYEKGHPILKHINLYARPGQTIAFVGPTGAGKTTIINLLTRFYDIDSGSITIDGHDIYQTKRDSLRSALSIVLQDTYLFTDSIKENIRYGRLNATDEEIKAAAKLANAHEFIRRLPDGYDTMLTDGGGNLSQGQRQMISIARAILANPSVLILDEATSSVDTRTEVKIQEAMHNLMKGRTNFVIAHRLSTIKDADLIAVVEHGEIIERGNHEQLMAKKGFYYNLYTNQFDQNEAV
- a CDS encoding ABC transporter ATP-binding protein — encoded protein: MKRLWEYMKPYKRLAILAPILMLLEVGAELAMPKLMTFMINQGVGTGNTAIITKTGIEMLVIAIIGIIGGIGCLICATLVSQRTGTDLRRAAFEKIQEFSFHNIDTFSTPSLITRLTNDITQIQLVIMICLRMLVRSPLLCIGSIIMAFSINAKIAGMFLIVVVLLAIAVYLILRVAIPKFKLVQEKLDKVNTVMRECLAGIRVVKAFVRHDYEVEKFNEANQDYKETTVSAFRMMLLMSPVMMILVNGTIIGILWFGGLQTQAGSMRVEEIMACITYLMQMMMAAMLLAMNFMFISRAKISTDRLEEILDTVVDIADPKEPKQPARAEGRVEYRHVSYRYKLGSGDPVLDDISFTAEPGQTVGILGETGSGKSTLVNLLPRLYDVTDGQILVDGIDVRDYAIHDLRKRVAVVLQETILFSGTIRENIKWGKPDATDEEIIAAAKAAQAHDFIMELPDQYDTELGQRGVNVSGGQKQRISIARALIQNPNIIIFDDSTSAVDSLTEKRIRQAMKTSHSGCTKFIIAQRISSVRDADKILVLGGGKIVAEGNHKYLMETSTEYQEILASQMKKGVMADGE